A region of Brevundimonas sp. NIBR10 DNA encodes the following proteins:
- a CDS encoding leucyl aminopeptidase translates to MKIEFVAVSGVTDVLAVLVGDGRVLAGKGPEHDAATGGALGRAMSAGRFTGAENTTLVVAGPSGVEAKTVLLVGTGKDELTEAGIETAAGAAYHAVKLSGAETLTLDFGHLTPEQAARAAFAVRLAAYTFNKYRTTLKPEKIASVTTVRIVTSDLRAAEAAYEPMSAVADAVVFARDLVAEPANVLYPAEFARRVKDLERLGLKVEILGEAEMEALGMWTLLGVGQGSRRESQLAVIQWNGGEPGAQPLGFVGKGVCFDTGGISIKPAEGMEDMKWDMGGAAAVAGLMHALAGRKAKVNAVGVLGLVENMPDGNAQRPGDVVISMSGQSVEVINTDAEGRLVLADALWYTQDRFKPKFMIDLATLTGAAIVALGLDYAALYSNDEAVAGPIFAAAEKVGENFWRMPLPKQYEKHIDSPIADVKNVGNGRAGGSITAALFLQRFVNGTPWAHLDIAPTAWVNKSTINTVPDGPVGFGVRTLDRMVADSYEG, encoded by the coding sequence ATGAAGATCGAATTCGTCGCCGTTTCGGGCGTTACCGATGTGCTGGCCGTATTGGTCGGCGACGGCCGTGTCCTGGCCGGCAAGGGCCCCGAACACGATGCGGCGACCGGTGGGGCTCTGGGCCGCGCCATGTCGGCCGGCCGGTTCACGGGGGCGGAGAATACGACGCTGGTCGTCGCCGGACCCAGCGGGGTCGAGGCCAAGACCGTGCTGCTGGTCGGCACGGGCAAGGACGAGCTCACCGAGGCCGGCATCGAGACGGCAGCCGGCGCGGCCTATCATGCGGTCAAGCTTTCGGGGGCCGAGACCCTGACGCTGGATTTCGGTCATCTGACGCCCGAGCAGGCGGCGAGGGCCGCGTTCGCGGTGCGACTGGCCGCTTATACGTTCAACAAGTACCGCACGACGCTGAAGCCCGAGAAGATCGCTTCGGTGACCACGGTGCGGATCGTGACCTCGGACCTGCGCGCCGCTGAGGCCGCCTACGAGCCGATGTCGGCGGTCGCCGATGCGGTGGTGTTCGCGCGCGACCTGGTCGCCGAGCCCGCCAACGTCCTTTATCCGGCCGAGTTCGCCCGACGGGTCAAGGATCTGGAACGACTGGGCCTCAAGGTCGAGATTCTCGGCGAGGCCGAGATGGAGGCGCTTGGGATGTGGACCCTGCTCGGCGTCGGCCAGGGCAGCCGCCGCGAGAGCCAGCTGGCCGTGATCCAGTGGAACGGTGGCGAACCCGGCGCCCAGCCCCTGGGCTTCGTCGGCAAGGGCGTCTGTTTCGACACCGGCGGTATCTCCATCAAGCCCGCCGAGGGCATGGAGGACATGAAGTGGGACATGGGCGGCGCGGCCGCTGTCGCCGGCCTGATGCACGCGCTGGCCGGCCGCAAGGCCAAGGTCAATGCCGTCGGCGTTCTGGGCCTGGTCGAGAACATGCCCGACGGCAACGCCCAGCGCCCAGGCGACGTGGTCATCTCCATGTCCGGCCAGTCGGTCGAGGTGATCAACACGGACGCCGAGGGTCGCCTCGTCCTGGCCGATGCCCTCTGGTACACTCAGGACCGGTTCAAGCCGAAATTCATGATCGATCTGGCCACCCTGACGGGTGCCGCGATCGTGGCCCTGGGGCTGGACTATGCGGCGCTGTATTCCAACGACGAGGCCGTCGCCGGGCCGATCTTCGCGGCAGCAGAAAAGGTCGGCGAAAATTTCTGGCGGATGCCTCTGCCGAAGCAGTACGAAAAGCACATCGACAGCCCGATCGCCGATGTGAAGAACGTCGGCAACGGACGCGCCGGCGGTTCGATCACGGCCGCCTTGTTCCTGCAACGCTTCGTCAACGGCACCCCCTGGGCGCACCTGGACATCGCCCCGACGGCCTGGGTCAACAAGTCGACGATCAACACGGTTCCGGACGGCCCCGTCGGCTTCGGCGTGCGCACGCTCGACCGGATGGTGGCGGATTCGTACGAGGGCTGA
- a CDS encoding hemolysin encodes MRMRIVAAIAGLAAMAACAEAPAPGPTPGGPQRCDAEAAKSLIGSHMGAVDFAPGANVRIVCTTCPTTRDYRPDRLNVRFDEATGIIKSVDCG; translated from the coding sequence ATGCGGATGAGAATTGTCGCAGCGATCGCCGGCCTCGCCGCGATGGCGGCGTGTGCAGAGGCGCCCGCTCCCGGCCCGACGCCCGGCGGGCCGCAGCGGTGCGATGCCGAGGCCGCGAAGTCGCTGATCGGCTCTCACATGGGCGCTGTGGATTTCGCGCCGGGTGCCAATGTCCGCATCGTCTGCACGACCTGTCCGACCACCCGAGACTATCGCCCGGACCGGCTGAACGTCCGCTTCGATGAGGCGACGGGCATCATCAAGTCGGTGGACTGCGGATAG
- a CDS encoding LptF/LptG family permease — MTLIQRYLFRQIGVPVVAACAALAGIGLLSQSLDQLEVIVERGQSVWVMVKLTLLALPQLFSVILPIGLFVGALIALTRLQREQELTAAFASGMTRWKVISPAARIAAIAAVVTLVMTVLIQPWSQRTAREQAYAIRTDLAALLVEEGRFVQGPDGLTVYVQQIEQNGLLKNLFVYLDDGKGGVRTWDAAEARFEQVQGQPFLTLTNGSMQEYSSNGVLNQFSFARFPFDLTPFTDSRETIRYKPSDLWMGQLFDPTPDLVAASGSRGELLAEAHSRLSSPLYALTAMALALSAIMGGAFSRTGYGWRMAKAAGIFLVVRVFGYGIVAASAWNSWLNVFQYLLPLVAAALALRMLFRALKPGRRSPALDRLKARFA, encoded by the coding sequence ATGACCCTGATTCAACGCTATCTTTTCCGACAGATCGGCGTTCCCGTCGTGGCCGCCTGCGCCGCGCTGGCGGGAATCGGTCTGCTGTCGCAGAGCCTGGATCAACTGGAGGTGATCGTCGAACGCGGACAGAGCGTCTGGGTTATGGTCAAGCTGACCCTGCTGGCCCTGCCGCAGCTGTTCTCGGTCATCCTGCCCATCGGACTGTTTGTCGGGGCCCTGATCGCCCTGACCCGTCTCCAGCGCGAACAGGAACTGACCGCCGCCTTCGCCAGCGGCATGACGCGCTGGAAGGTCATCTCGCCGGCCGCCCGCATCGCCGCGATCGCCGCTGTCGTCACCCTGGTCATGACCGTTCTGATCCAGCCCTGGTCCCAGCGCACCGCGCGCGAACAGGCCTACGCCATCCGTACCGACCTGGCCGCCCTGCTGGTCGAGGAAGGCCGCTTCGTCCAGGGCCCCGACGGCCTGACCGTCTATGTCCAGCAGATCGAGCAGAACGGCCTGCTCAAGAACCTGTTCGTCTATCTGGACGACGGCAAGGGCGGGGTCCGCACCTGGGACGCGGCCGAGGCCCGGTTCGAACAGGTCCAGGGCCAGCCCTTCCTGACCCTGACCAACGGCTCAATGCAGGAATATTCCTCCAACGGCGTCCTCAACCAGTTTTCCTTCGCCCGCTTTCCCTTCGACCTGACACCCTTCACCGACAGCCGCGAGACCATCCGCTACAAGCCCTCCGACCTGTGGATGGGCCAGCTGTTCGACCCGACCCCGGACCTCGTCGCCGCCAGTGGATCGCGCGGTGAACTGCTGGCCGAGGCGCATTCGCGACTGTCCTCGCCGCTTTACGCCCTGACGGCCATGGCCCTGGCCCTGTCGGCGATCATGGGCGGAGCCTTCAGCCGGACGGGCTATGGCTGGCGCATGGCCAAGGCTGCGGGGATATTCCTCGTCGTCAGGGTCTTCGGCTACGGCATCGTGGCGGCCAGCGCGTGGAATAGTTGGCTCAATGTGTTCCAGTATTTGTTGCCCCTGGTCGCAGCGGCCCTGGCCCTGCGGATGCTGTTCCGTGCGCTCAAGCCCGGCCGACGCTCTCCGGCGCTCGACCGTCTGAAGGCGAGGTTCGCATGA
- a CDS encoding DNA polymerase III subunit chi, whose product MSEASGTEFWFYHLERSSLDQVLPELLDRTLKRGWRALVKVADAHRLEDIDERLWIWRDDSFLAHGRADEPHADRQPILLTSASENPNGAQALFIVDGSELGETEGYARCFIIFDGRDETALHGARERWRVLKGQGAELAYWKQTDEGWQKAA is encoded by the coding sequence ATGTCCGAGGCGTCGGGTACGGAATTCTGGTTCTACCACCTGGAGCGATCGTCGCTGGATCAGGTGCTGCCGGAGTTGCTGGACCGGACGTTGAAGCGTGGCTGGCGGGCGTTGGTGAAGGTCGCCGACGCCCATCGGCTCGAGGATATCGACGAGCGGCTGTGGATCTGGCGGGACGACAGCTTTCTGGCGCACGGCCGGGCCGACGAGCCCCATGCCGATCGCCAGCCGATCCTTTTGACGTCCGCTTCGGAGAACCCGAACGGCGCTCAGGCGCTGTTCATCGTCGATGGCTCTGAACTGGGCGAAACGGAAGGCTACGCGCGATGCTTCATCATCTTCGACGGTCGGGACGAGACGGCGCTGCACGGCGCGCGGGAACGTTGGCGGGTGCTGAAGGGGCAGGGGGCCGAACTGGCCTACTGGAAGCAGACGGACGAGGGCTGGCAAAAGGCGGCCTGA
- the lptG gene encoding LPS export ABC transporter permease LptG, translating to MRISLRGDHTPIRLRLGRIERYVLIQQLRALGVALAVIAALVMLIDFVEISRGLGSDTDLSGLRILGLMMLKSPAVIVQLLPFVFLFGTLSAFVGLNRRSELIAMRAAGVSAWRFVLPAAACALVLGILTVTAIGPLAASADGLFQRERARISGSVAGSADREAVWLREGEGQRQMVIRAGRQDRANARLLDVTFFTYATDPEGRRAFSERIDAKSAALSAGRWRLVDAVGAQTGQRAMRYATLDLPSSLADEEAFERFARPQSTPFWSLPGQIQRIEDAGFSSTAYRLRLQQLLATPLMFAAMSILAAAFSLRLMRLGDLAKMAVSAVVLGFAFFFLNQASAAFGSAEVVPPFLAAWLPAVLTALAAFTLLFYTEDG from the coding sequence ATGAGGATTTCCCTGCGCGGCGACCACACGCCGATCCGCCTGCGACTCGGCCGTATCGAACGCTACGTCCTGATCCAGCAGCTGCGGGCCCTCGGGGTGGCGCTGGCCGTCATCGCCGCCCTGGTGATGCTGATCGACTTCGTCGAGATTTCGCGAGGCCTCGGCTCCGACACCGACCTTTCGGGCCTGCGCATCCTGGGCCTAATGATGCTGAAGTCGCCGGCGGTGATCGTGCAGCTTCTGCCGTTCGTCTTCCTGTTCGGCACCCTGTCCGCCTTCGTCGGCCTGAACCGCAGGTCCGAGCTGATCGCCATGCGCGCGGCCGGCGTCTCGGCCTGGCGGTTCGTCCTGCCGGCGGCGGCCTGCGCGCTCGTGCTCGGCATCCTGACCGTCACCGCCATCGGCCCCCTCGCCGCCTCCGCCGATGGCCTGTTCCAACGTGAACGGGCCCGCATCTCCGGCTCCGTCGCCGGGTCCGCCGACCGCGAGGCGGTCTGGTTGCGCGAGGGCGAGGGTCAGCGCCAGATGGTCATCCGCGCCGGTCGTCAGGACCGGGCCAACGCGCGGCTGCTGGACGTGACCTTCTTCACCTACGCGACCGATCCCGAGGGCCGCCGAGCCTTCTCCGAGCGGATCGACGCGAAATCCGCCGCCCTCAGCGCCGGTCGCTGGCGGCTGGTCGACGCGGTCGGGGCCCAGACGGGCCAGCGCGCGATGCGCTACGCCACCCTCGACCTGCCCTCCAGCCTGGCCGACGAAGAGGCGTTCGAGCGATTCGCCCGCCCCCAGTCGACGCCCTTCTGGTCCCTGCCCGGCCAGATCCAGCGCATCGAGGACGCAGGATTTTCGTCCACCGCCTATCGCCTGCGCCTGCAACAGCTCCTGGCCACGCCCCTGATGTTCGCGGCCATGTCCATCCTGGCCGCCGCCTTCTCGCTTCGCCTCATGCGGCTGGGCGACCTGGCGAAGATGGCGGTCAGCGCGGTGGTGCTGGGCTTCGCCTTCTTCTTCCTGAACCAGGCCTCGGCCGCCTTCGGATCGGCCGAGGTGGTGCCGCCCTTCCTGGCGGCCTGGCTGCCGGCGGTGCTGACGGCGCTCGCCGCCTTCACCTTGCTGTTCTATACCGAAGACGGCTAA
- a CDS encoding FKBP-type peptidyl-prolyl cis-trans isomerase, with protein sequence METTASFTAMKRIALAAALALSAALSACASGPPETLLMAAPSDASSWVPAQRGYLAWSSTRRGWTVAPSGLQYKRVGRAQPNAPMPTSADVVRVHYRGTLINGQEFDSSYARNEPAEFPLSRVIRGWTEGVALMRVGETYDFVIPADLAYGPRAMGSDIPANSTLLFRVQLLAINPSTTPAG encoded by the coding sequence ATGGAAACCACTGCTAGCTTCACCGCCATGAAACGCATCGCCCTCGCCGCCGCCCTGGCTCTCTCCGCCGCCCTGTCCGCCTGCGCCTCCGGCCCGCCCGAGACCTTGCTGATGGCCGCGCCGTCGGATGCGTCGTCCTGGGTTCCGGCGCAACGAGGCTATCTGGCCTGGTCCTCGACTCGTCGCGGCTGGACCGTCGCCCCGTCGGGCCTGCAGTACAAGCGTGTCGGTCGCGCCCAGCCCAATGCTCCTATGCCGACCTCTGCCGACGTCGTCCGCGTCCACTATCGCGGGACCCTGATCAACGGCCAGGAGTTCGACAGCTCCTACGCCCGCAACGAGCCCGCCGAATTTCCTCTGAGCCGCGTCATCCGTGGCTGGACCGAGGGCGTCGCCCTGATGCGCGTGGGCGAGACCTATGATTTCGTCATCCCCGCCGACCTGGCCTATGGCCCCCGCGCCATGGGATCGGACATCCCGGCCAACTCGACCCTGCTCTTCCGGGTCCAACTGCTGGCCATCAATCCGTCGACGACGCCCGCCGGCTGA